The genomic stretch GAAATGATCAGGACAAGAATCCATATTTGCCCTGTTTGCTCCGGTATTCCGTTTTGCCCATTTATTGCCCTTGTTTCTTATACTCGAAACACGGAAAATTTTCTGCTAGTTCCCAGACTAAGAGCTCCACTATAAGAAAGATATATTATATAGAACGGTAAGGaaacaggcgagctggtggcgGCGAACATCCATAACGAACCCCTGAGATTGAAGGGTCACATAAACGACACATATCTTAACCACAGCTAAAACTTTATTCGAAAAAAGTCCTGGACAAAAGTTTTATCTGTGGCATTTGTGTCTGTATAGTTTGTGTCCCCCAAAATTAGAGTTTCGTTACGGATTAAGTGTGTGCAATATTTTCAGTGCCTGTAAAGTTTGGCTTCAAGTTGGGCGTTGATTCTTCAGCCTCGCATTATATAcgctaaaaaaaagaagatgaagGTGTTTAGATAGGTAAAGCACTATCAATAAAAGTTATAGCAGCACGACCTCCCAAGATATTTCCCCATACATTATCCCGCGTGCAGTAATATCATATGAGTCAGCTTGATATCAATCTCCGTCTGATGTTGTTTCCTACCTAAAGACACCAGTGCAATAGAAAGGGTAAACaggctttgtttttcttctttctttcttttttttttatttgttgccaAGTGTATGCAAAGGCCGAATCTGAAAGCAGTGCAACAAACGTGTATAATCAGCTTACCGAGTGAGTCTCTGGGAGGCTgggcttcttttttcttcttctttcttttccttttttttttttgtagtttcggGTTGCGAATAAGGGAGTGACAGAGTAAACGTGAAAGTGAGCATCGAACTGACTTGACGCGCGAGAGTCACCTGGTTACACCATAGCTTTCCGTGCGTTTGTTGGTGCACCCGTAAGATGCCTCCCTCCAAGAAACGTCAACGAAGCGAAATTTGGACTCATTTCGATAAAGTGGGTGGCACAACGGCGAAGTGCAAAATATGCTTAAAGCAGTTTTCCTCGGCTGGCAATACATCTAACCTGTGGGACCACCTGAAGAGAACTCACCATCGCCTTTACATAACACTGACAACGACGCAGGAAGCTTCAGAGGTGACAATTGATGAAAGTGTAAACGCTGGAGCATCTACATCTTCTCGGTCCGGTCCAGCGCCCGGTGCTGTATCCACATTGAATATTGAGGACAGTGTAGCAGCACCTGAACGACAGCCAAACATCAGTGAGTATTTCAACCAGATTTGTGCTATGTCTTCCACTGGTCCGGCCACAATGCGTATCACGGACACTCTATTATTCATGATTGTTCGAGACTGCATGCCATTAGACACCGTCAGTGGAGAAGGATTCAAGGCCTTTGTGAGGGAATTGAACCCGCGCTACTGCCTGCCTTCACGACGGACTATCACGAAGCTACTTGACAGCAAATTCCAATCCGTGATGCTGTATTTGAAGACAAAGTTAGATAGTGCTAAATATATCACTCTGACAAGTGACATCTGGACTGACACCCTAAATACAAGGTCGTACATTGGACTGACAGCCCACTTCATTCTCGAAGGGAAGCTTGAGAGCAGGACTCTTGCAGTGAGAGGCCTGGCGGAGGCGCACACCGCAGATAACATCAAGAGCGTGCTTGAAAGTATTCTGAGTGAGTGGGGCATTTCCAATGACAAGGTGGTGTCCTGCATCACCGATGGAGCGGCAAACATAGTAAAAGCTGCGGAGAATTTGTTTGGGAAGGGAAGGCACCTCCACTGCTTCGCGCATATATTGAACTTAATGGCAAGCGAATCACTTCATGCGTGCACGAATGCGTCATCTCTAATCAACGAAGTGAAATCCATAGTAACTTTCCTCAAACAAAGCGTGAAGGCTATGGATCTGCTGCGCTCAGAACAGAGGAAGAACGGCGTAGCGGACTCGGATGTGCTGAAACCGCTGCAAGAAGTGAGTACCAGATGGAATTCTACGTACTACATGATAGTACGATACATGGAATTGCACAACTGTATTGTGCAAGTACTGATGAACCTCAATGGACCGTCTATTCTTCCAAAAAAGAAGGTTGACGAAATCAGTGAAATGGTTTTGCTTCTCAAGCCCCTTGAAGTTGTGACCAGAGAAATTTCGGCAGAGGCATACGTGACGGTAAGCAAGGTGATTCCTCTCCTCCGGTGCATGAAGAACGCCATTGAGCGGTGCGTCGTAACAACGGACACTTGTTCGGAACTAAAAGACGTCCTCATCAGAAGCTTCGACAAGAGGTTTGGGAATGTGGAATCAAACAGGCTCGTAGCCATTGCCACCTTGCTCGACCCTCGCTTTAAAAGACTACACTTTGAAAACAGTTTGGCTTGTGCAAGGGCCCTCAGCGCATTGAACGCAGAGGCGGAGATGCCGACTGTTGAGAGTGAACGCGCACAGCGACCTTTACCAGTAAACCTTGCAACTCCCGATGACATCTGGTCCTTCCATGACAACCTAGTAAGCAAAAATATGACGACGCAGGAGGACACTCTCGGGGGACTCCTCGTCTCCGTCAGAGAGTACCTACAAACCCCGGTCATCGAACGCACGGAGGACCCGTTGGCATATTGGAAAAGAAATAGAGACAACTTCCCAAGTCTTCACTTGTTGTCGGAGAAGTACCTGTGTATTGTGGGCACATCAGTTCCTTCAGAAAGGGTATTCTCAAACGCGGGAAACACACTGACAGTGAAGCGGAATCGACTAAACGCAAAGCGCGTTGAAAAGCTGATACTGATGGGGGGTTTGTCTCTTCAAGAGTGGAAGAACGTGTGATGCATGAAAAACATTCTTCTTATGTATCTTCATTTCCAATTGTGCGATTTTTTAAATTCTTTTCACCATGTGCATAAGTCTGATCCGTGACTTCAATAAAGACGCTCGATATATCTATATATCACCCGACATATTTCATTTCGTTTTCATAGTCTGTGGCGCCTTTATGTGGCGGGCTAATGTATTGCCTGAGCACTGTATTGACCTGATGTTACATGAAGCACGAATTACATATTTGGAGAGCCTTATAAATTACGTCACTGGCAACCTACAGTTCCGAGAACACCTTCAGCGGAATAGCGGCTGCGCAGGGCTGATGGCATGTCTTCGCGTTTTTCGACAGAAGGAAAGGGCAAGTAAACCATTTCTGTTTGTCTTTATCTCTATCAAAGACTGGTAGAAAATACATTGTTCATTTCACCTCATTCTAATCGTGTGAATGAATCCCGTGAATCATGGCAGTTATATACGTACACAACAAAAACGATCACGATGTGTGCCCATGTTCGCCGCTTGCACGCCCAGCGTCCAACTTTTGCAAGTTACTATCGATAGTTAAAACTATCGATGGTTTCCAAGAAAAATATCGATAGTCAAATGAGTGGTCGGCTCAACTATCGATAGTACAATCGATAGCCTTTGGACgactatcgcccatcactactGAGAACAATTGAtgtcttcatgcgctgaccagggcactacattcatagccaccgccgccgaggcgtacgaacacaacgaatgatacccctcaggatctagcgccTCCCGCCTAACAAACAGAGCCGCCGCCTCCGCCGCTCAGTGTTTGTTCGTCGCCCCCGCTGATTCAAGTTCAGGATCAGCAAGATTGACGATCTACAGTcttggcaaaagggcaagggtgctggccagctggtacatgatgAAAAATTGGAACCAgggaaagggacagaggagggacgacacgacacgtgtcgtgtcgtccctcctctgtccttttCTCTGGTTCCAATTTTTCACGATCTACAGTCTAAAATATATGGCCACGTGCTGCAAGTGCCGCAGGCTGCAGGGTTGGACTGCTGATAATTTCGGTGCAGTGCTGTTTCGATGTTCTTTTAACGTACGCGGAAATATCCGACACATAGTGCTAGAAGCAGTATGTACCTCCCCGCATTGCACACCACGCGCCGACGGCTTGGGATGCCTCTAATAAGGCCCATTTCGCATTACGTTATCCTCGTCCGTGTTTTTCATGTAGGCCAATCGGACCCATTGGAATCTACGAAGCTCGATTGCCCCTCTGCTCTATTTTTTAAGCATACGGACGAGCGGTTGTGTGAAATGGGCCTATAACTTGCAGGTGCGGATATACCCGCGATTGTTCTTCGCGGGTACACATTTCTGTGTCATCGCGGGTTGCGGGTAAGGTGCAGGTATACCCGCACTGCCTCCGCAGGTATTCCCGCAATACCCACAGGCGCAAAACCAGCTCGCCGGCCTGTGGTGCACGACCCGCGATTCATTGCAAACATTTGGCCCAAAATACTTTCCAAGACGTTCCATATCCAGACCTTCCGTGGTGCGTGACATGATGACAGCTTTGTCATTTACTGGTACCGCGCGGTCTATATGCTTATTCTTTGAGAGCGAGGGGGGTGGTTGGTAGTATGGGCAATGAAGAATATAGAGTTGTTGTGTATTGGTCTGGGTTGCCAGCCAAGCAAGGCAATATGAGACGGAAGAAACGTGAGGATCGCCGTTTCCTGTCTTTGAACTCTGACTGGACTTTGCGCCGGCACTTACCGGCGTCTTGTAGTCAGTCGGTTCGAGCGTCTCGAACGGAGACGTTATTTGTCATAGCATGAGTGCTGTAACGAACCCAACTGGACATTAAAAGAGTAGTGTACcgcccctggcgacgaaactcccaTTCAtcacctcgaaataaagttaattgttgttgttgttgtcactctGATTATGTTTGCTGCATGGGGCTAATTTTGCCTATCTTTCTACACCATGACTGGTAGGCTACGCGTTAGTAAACTGGGACCCATGTCAGCAGTCGCTACAGCGTCTGTGCGCATCACTTAATCATTCCCTCTccctaaatcttttcacacctttaaaggtgtaacaacgtgcatggcgcacgcctttttaggtgtaattttggtaacatcataatggagcacggtttcgcacaaattttctttactcgagtgttgtctgtcctccgaaaattcagtcttgcaacatctgaaca from Ornithodoros turicata isolate Travis chromosome 4, ASM3712646v1, whole genome shotgun sequence encodes the following:
- the LOC135392278 gene encoding E3 SUMO-protein ligase ZBED1-like encodes the protein MPPSKKRQRSEIWTHFDKVGGTTAKCKICLKQFSSAGNTSNLWDHLKRTHHRLYITLTTTQEASEVTIDESVNAGASTSSRSGPAPGAVSTLNIEDSVAAPERQPNISEYFNQICAMSSTGPATMRITDTLLFMIVRDCMPLDTVSGEGFKAFVRELNPRYCLPSRRTITKLLDSKFQSVMLYLKTKLDSAKYITLTSDIWTDTLNTRSYIGLTAHFILEGKLESRTLAVRGLAEAHTADNIKSVLESILSEWGISNDKVVSCITDGAANIVKAAENLFGKGRHLHCFAHILNLMASESLHACTNASSLINEVKSIVTFLKQSVKAMDLLRSEQRKNGVADSDVLKPLQEVSTRWNSTYYMIVRYMELHNCIVQVLMNLNGPSILPKKKVDEISEMVLLLKPLEVVTREISAEAYVTVSKVIPLLRCMKNAIERCVVTTDTCSELKDVLIRSFDKRFGNVESNRLVAIATLLDPRFKRLHFENSLACARALSALNAEAEMPTVESERAQRPLPVNLATPDDIWSFHDNLVSKNMTTQEDTLGGLLVSVREYLQTPVIERTEDPLAYWKRNRDNFPSLHLLSEKYLCIVGTSVPSERVFSNAGNTLTVKRNRLNAKRVEKLILMGGLSLQEWKNV